Within Nitrospira sp. MA-1, the genomic segment TGGGGAGCAGGGGTATTCGGCGAGTCGGCGAGTGTCCTTCAAGGTGGTGGAACCAGGGGGCCCCCTGCACAGGGAAGTGGGTGTGGGGAACAGCCCGTGATTCAAAAAAAAATTTGTATGCTGGGTGGGTTTGCCGTCGGGAAAACGAGCCTGGTGAAACGATTGATCTCCGGCATTTTTTCCGAAAAATATCTCACCACGGTTGGGGTCAAGATTGATCAAAAATCTTTGTCGGTTTGCGGGCAGGACCTCCTGCTGGTTCTTTGGGATCTCTACGGCGATGATGACTTCCAAAAAGTTCGGGCGTCATATTTGCAGGGGTCATCGGGATATATCCTGGTGATAGATGGAACTAGAAAAGAAACGGTTGATGTGGCAGGCAAGTTACATGAATTAGCCCTGAAGACGATCGGTCCTGTTCCTTTTGTCATTCTGCTCAATAAACATGATTTGGTAAACGAGTGGGTGGTTGAG encodes:
- a CDS encoding GTP-binding protein; protein product: MIQKKICMLGGFAVGKTSLVKRLISGIFSEKYLTTVGVKIDQKSLSVCGQDLLLVLWDLYGDDDFQKVRASYLQGSSGYILVIDGTRKETVDVAGKLHELALKTIGPVPFVILLNKHDLVNEWVVESPMVSDLSNQACLVSMVSAKTGEGVEAAFSALSEAMLKS